The following DNA comes from Erigeron canadensis isolate Cc75 chromosome 3, C_canadensis_v1, whole genome shotgun sequence.
TGTAATTctttttgaaacatttttcaTGTTGTAATCAATCCAGGTTAACCTGTATCCTGGATGCTCAAAACATGGGTTTAAATGAGTCCAGGCCTAAAAATGATAGTCCTTAACATGTGAAAAATGCACTCTCCTAACTAAGCCTTGTTCTACAGAACCCTGTCCGAACCACTAAAAACTAATTCCTATTTGGTCTTCTCAAGTACTTATCTGGTCCCAACCCAGTCtgtttgttttggttatttggtAATGTTAACAGGACCCTAGGAACAGGGAAACTGGTTATCGGGGGCCCAATCATGCTATTCGCTTGACCAGTCTTGGTGGCACCGGCATATGGAATATTTATATGGACCAAATGGGCTTTCAGGTTTAAAGGGGGATATTATCGGGCTTTGTGGAAGCCGGCCTTTTCAGGTTTTCTCTGGACTGGAGCTAAGAGTGATCTCAGGCCTGGGTGTTTTATGATTACATAACAGAAGAAAGAAATAATTTTAAATGGGAAAGATTTAAGGACCTGTGCAATTGCAGAGAGCGAAAGAAATGGTATGCTGACCATAGCCACTAATGTCAATCTCCATTCCAGAGAGAACCCAATAATTATAGCAACGGACACAGCACAAAAGTCCTGGACAAAGTTACAGAGCCGATTGCTAAAAGCAGCCCGCACATATGTGGCATCATTTGCCAAATGCATCAACAAGTTGTCACAAGAATTTACATCTTTATCAAACCATCCAACTTCACTTTGAAGCATGGCTGAAAACAATAAGTTATACATATGATGGCCGAAGATAAAACATCTAAACAATATCGAAAAAAGATTAAAGAAACAGATATCTATTACCTGAAAACATCATTCTTCTAATTCTCTCTGTCATTTTTTCTCCCATGATTCCAAAGTAGAAGTGCTGCAACACGGTGGCTACTAAAACAACTATCGCCATACATGCAATTATCAAGCACCATTTATCAACATCAAAACGGCTTCCATCGGATCTATAGTATGCAGTCACTATAAGCCCAACAACATAGGCAAGGACGGGTCTAAAGGATCCAAATATTGAAGCCCCTAGACTTCCTAAAATTGCATACAGTCCCTCTGGTAGATTTAGCCTCACAAGTCTCCCTAAACATGGTTCACTCTGTATTTTAATGTtgtatttcttgtttaactGAGCCATATCACCCACTTGCTTGCTACAATAAACCAAGTCTTTACATTTTGGGTCTTTATGGTTTGCCTTAGATATCATATCAAGACTATTCATCCTTTCCACTGTCGATACCTTATCACCCAAGTCATCTCTGTTGTCATTCTTACTTGGCAACCTAGATAAAACTGAATTGTATTAAACATCACAAACACAAACCACCACCATATAAAAAACGTACACCCAAGTATCTACAACTAGCCTTTGTCTAATTAATAGATGGTTTTGTGTCTCTGGCATGAAGAAACTAGGTGCAACGAATTAATATAAACACGTTGAGGTGTGAAAAACTTCTCTCTTGTAAGAGCAAACATTTTTATATTCCAAATactaatattttgaaaaatgtcATGATACCTTTTTTTAAGAGTGAAGTAATTTACATGTTTATAAGTGTGTTCAAACTTGACTAACTACAAAATTTCCTAAGCTGGATAAAAACGAAAAAGTGTGTGCAAATGCATATATGTTGTAGTCAGTACAAATAATGTACCTTTCAGGAAGTTTCACCACTTCTTCACATCTAAGAAGCTCAGTATATAGGCCATGTGAGCTAATCAGTTCATCATGTGTACCCATTTCAACACACTGACCACCCTCCATCACAGCAATCAAATCAGCATCTTTTACAAGACTTAATCTCCGAGCGATCATGATTGTTGATCTCCCAAGAGTAAGCATACGTAATGTATCATGAACAGCACTTTCTGCTTCCAAATCAAGCCTGCTTGTAACTTCGTCAAGCAAAAGAATTGAAGGGTCTAAAAGAACCGCTCTAGCAATAGATATTCGTATCTTCTGTTCATCTGTCAATGCTAAACCACTTTTGCCCACCTGACGATTATCATGTTTAAATGTTTTTgcataaaaagaaatttaacgAAATGATGGTGCCATCACAAATTTGCAAtcatatatttgcatacctGAGTCTCATATCCACTTTCAAGGGAGCTTATGAACACATGTACACATGCTATTTTAGCTGCTTCCTCAATTTGATCTAAAGTGATATTCGGACGTCCATAAGAAATGTTATCAGCTATGCTTAAAGATGCTAAAGCTGGTTCCTGTGTCACAAGGCCTATTTCGCTTCTGAACCATTCTAACTTCAGGGTTTTAGTATTGACCCCGTCCAAAAGAACCTCACCTGCTCTCCATtagttaaaatgaaaaattaaagaataaCAAAGATAGTAACAGTTGAAGTAGGAGTGACAATTTGAACCATTTCATTTTAAATGGGTCGATTTGGTTATCTTTTTATTCCAAATGGGACACGTATAAGAAGATTTGGCTAAAAAGTAATGTGTAAACATGTAAAAGTATTTTCTTGGCTTGATTTGGCCCGTGTTAAAGATAGCACCAGTAAAATGTAGATCATCATAAAGTTGGACTATCTTACCCATGCTAGGATCATAATGGCGTTCCAGGAGGGGAATTATGCAACTTCTTCCTGATCCACTTCTTCCCACGAGTGCCATAGTTTTTTTGGCAGGGACAGTCAGgaaaaatcctcttaatataGCGATCCCAGGACAAGAGGGGTAGCTGAAATAAACATTATGAAACTCAATCTTTCCTTGCACAGAAACTAGAGTATCTCCATCTGAATTATCAGCAGAACCTGAGTGTCTTATCACCCCATAGAGTTTGTATGCAGCTATACGACCTTGTTCAAATGAATCCAGGTTTATAGAAGCCTGATTCGACCCACTGCGAGAAAATTTCAATATAATGAGCAACAATAACTATAAGCTCATTTGTATAAAACAAGTTAAAAGGGGAAAAATTGAAGAAGATGCTTACACGCCACTTAAAATTATAGCAAAGATGGCAGTGAGGATTTCAGCACCACAGGCTTTTCCACTTGTAACTAAAAACCTTCCAACCCAAAGTTGCAGAGCACAAGAGCACATTCCAAGTCCATATGCAAATCCAAGTCCAAGTCCTCGAACAAAGCTTATGGTGATACCATATTTCAATGTATCATGAAGAGAAGACGCATAAGAATGCTTGGCTGATGCTTCATTTGTAAATGCGTATAGTGTCCTAATGTTTGACAGCGCCTGCAATGATGTCAGGTTATGTTTTATCACTTAAAGGtcaaaatagtaaaataaaaagtgaGCTTAAAGAAATCAGGTCAATAGTTACCCAAAGTGTATTCTTAATGCATACAACTTCCTAGATTGTTTTatgaccaaaaagaaaaaaaaaaatcattggaatcatcatataacatttgtAATCATGTTAGACACACAAatgttttctttccttttttttaaattttttaatttttttattttataaaaaactacTTGCCTaatataagaataaaaaaaaaaagtggatcGACCCAGCCTGTTTTAACCCGCATCCAACGATTAACTGTGATGGCTCAAACCTGCTTTTATctattacccaacccacccgtTATGTCACCTTTAAACATTACCCACTAGAAAGCCCTCGGATAATTATAAATAGCAATTTCAGCTTAAAAGTAATGGTACAAGCGCATGCCTCTTCCGCAACGGTTGCAGCATGACCATAAGCATCTTGAAGGCATTCTTCAAACTTATGAAGATATACATTTGAAATTCCAGCTGCAGCAACAATGCCTGGACCTGTTGCTATTGCTACAAGTGCAATCTGCCAGCAGTTCACAAATGCAATGACAAGCCCACCCAGACAGATTGCAATGTTGCGAATATAATTTCCAACCTGATGAATATGTTCATTCTCCAAATCAACTGTGCAAAAACTAGAAGAAATAGAAACAAAAGTAAATcgtaaaaaatatttatacctTTTCACCGAGAACACATTGAATAACTTGAACATCAGTCAAAACTTGCTTCATTATGTCCCCATTATTTCCATAGGTATCGAAAAAACTCATGTTCTGGTTTAATATTACTTGAACATACTTTGTTCTAATAACAGCAGTTTGTCTTTCCGCAGTAAGAATCCAACACCAAACCTCTGTAAGACAAAAAAGTTTCACATTTACAAAAGAAATCTTCAATACAACAGCATAAATTATTTAAGAACTAAATCTATAACTTCTTATGTCTGAAGATGACGTATATGTAGCAAATTTTTGCAGTCATTACAAATTTTCTTCAATACAACAGcataaattatttacaaaagttTTGGCAACGAACACTTGTTTGACAAATCTCTTTACAAATACGTCGATtcctcaaaaaaaaattaaaaaaaaattcctttttGACTGTGGAAAGTAATTTCTAAAATGCAATGAATTTCTATCTTACCAATCCACCCAGAAGCAAAAACAGCCAAacctatatacataatatacagAGCATACTGCATATTCAGAAACAACAAAACAGAATGTGAGAAATCGTGTAAGAAAATAAGGATGCGCATGCATGGAGAAAAAATTATCCAGGTCTATTTCTatctccaattttttttttcctaattctTATCTCTGAAGAAGCaatgaaaatctaaaaaatgtGTTCAAatccttttcatttttaaattgaaAACATTTGCTTCAAGGTACATTTTGGAAAAGTATGAGAAACTCCACAACGGTGAAATTTAGAAAGCTGAGGTCATTGTTTTGTAAAGGGTTAAGTGCAGTGTTGTTAAATGCATCTATTTTTACAGTGAAATCCTATATTTTGTGTCTTTTTTTTGTAACTAAACGCATCCTAAGTATTCGTGAGAAACGTGAAAATAAACCATAAAAAATGTACCTGAGAAAAATGATCAAACAGTTGATCAACATTACCATGAAAACTCAACATGTCAACAATCTTTCCAAACAAATGTAAATAGAAAACAAGTGATCCACCGTGAACAATACCACCTAAAGACCCAACCACCATAAGTATCCAATCATACGTATCTGCACATCTAAACAGCGCCGTAAATGGCACTGCAGATGGCTGGATtacttcttcctcttcttctacatCATCATTCTCTTCTACATAATTCCGACGACTGGTGGTTGTGTCAAAATACGACAAGGGAGAGTCGGGAACCTCAGAGTTCTCGGACACGGGTGTGAGTGGGCCCACACCGGGCGGCGGAGTCCAACCAAAGTCAAACATTGTTCAAATTGGAAAGTtgagaaaagaataaaaatgttgTGAAATTTATTGATGAAAAGTAGGAGATTGTTAATTTAGAAGTTATTAAGGTGTGTGaagtataaaaataagaatcaaAAGTGTTGACTGACTGTTTGATTGTGTTTCGTTGTTGATtctgtttaatgtgtgtattaTCTATGTATAGGTTGTTTTTTGGTCTTTAGGTTCCCGCCAGATTTTGGGTGTCACACTCTTAACGATAAAA
Coding sequences within:
- the LOC122594285 gene encoding ABC transporter B family member 6-like, which codes for MLSFHGNVDQLFDHFSQYALYIMYIGLAVFASGWIEVWCWILTAERQTAVIRTKYVQVILNQNMSFFDTYGNNGDIMKQVLTDVQVIQCVLGEKVGNYIRNIAICLGGLVIAFVNCWQIALVAIATGPGIVAAAGISNVYLHKFEECLQDAYGHAATVAEEALSNIRTLYAFTNEASAKHSYASSLHDTLKYGITISFVRGLGLGFAYGLGMCSCALQLWVGRFLVTSGKACGAEILTAIFAIILSGVGSNQASINLDSFEQGRIAAYKLYGVIRHSGSADNSDGDTLVSVQGKIEFHNVYFSYPSCPGIAILRGFFLTVPAKKTMALVGRSGSGRSCIIPLLERHYDPSMGEVLLDGVNTKTLKLEWFRSEIGLVTQEPALASLSIADNISYGRPNITLDQIEEAAKIACVHVFISSLESGYETQVGKSGLALTDEQKIRISIARAVLLDPSILLLDEVTSRLDLEAESAVHDTLRMLTLGRSTIMIARRLSLVKDADLIAVMEGGQCVEMGTHDELISSHGLYTELLRCEEVVKLPERLPSKNDNRDDLGDKVSTVERMNSLDMISKANHKDPKCKDLVYCSKQVGDMAQLNKKYNIKIQSEPCLGRLVRLNLPEGLYAILGSLGASIFGSFRPVLAYVVGLIVTAYYRSDGSRFDVDKWCLIIACMAIVVLVATVLQHFYFGIMGEKMTERIRRMMFSAMLQSEVGWFDKDVNSCDNLLMHLANDATYVRAAFSNRLCNFVQDFCAVSVAIIIGFSLEWRLTLVAMVSIPFLSLSAIAQRMWLSGFSRGIEELHKKASMVLEDVVRNISTVIAYCAGNETSRQYTLYLQKVYKRTFFHGMSVGFLLGFSRFLLFASNAVLLWYTAISVRNGYIDLPSALREYIVFTFATFALVEPFGLTPTVHKRRKNLVGVFDIIDHVPEIDPDESTALKPLCAYGTIEFKKVNFCYPTSPEIMVLRDFSVNIDGGHTVGVVGVSGSGKSTILSLILRFYDPVLGQILLDGKDLKHFNLRWLRSQLGFVQQEPVLFSTTIRENIIYARHNASETEIKDAARIANAHHFISSLPKGYDTKVGPGGVELTPGQKLRIAIARVVLKNAPILLLDEAEGTIEHESRRVVQEALDTLLIGSKTTILVARRASMMRRVDKILVVNGGQIVEQGTHDSLAAMKDGVYANLTQPRFVKGLRPHFLGSTR